The Burkholderia ambifaria AMMD genome has a segment encoding these proteins:
- a CDS encoding glycosyltransferase, with product MKSSSSITFVMDGNFSRVGDEIYSPHMGHEKFASRFAPHFDAVRIVARAFPKTRPIGSVVTGPRTSFVDLGAVRGGRRWLTGLPRTAVQLFRVIRSAQTLMIRFPGNVATLALLLCWITRKPFSAEIVADPEDYFSKDASTHPLRRVAKWIHCSSTALAARRAQSVRYVTETYLQAKYPARPRADSFGFSDAYLPNGLFAARDADALARSGSLRLINVSMMHNRSKGHVSLLEAVSRLKRKNVPVVLTLVGDGALRGELEALARTLGIANVVAFRGQVSSETACAIVAEHDLFVLPSLQEGMPRAMLEAMAVGTPVLGTGVGGIPEVLPASDLIRAGSVDAIVGAVEAVARDRAQLVDMRIRQQAKAAAFSHSALQAKYDAYCRYLVERCAA from the coding sequence ATGAAATCGAGCAGTTCAATCACCTTCGTGATGGACGGTAATTTTTCGCGCGTCGGCGACGAAATCTACAGTCCTCACATGGGCCACGAGAAGTTCGCGAGCCGGTTCGCGCCGCATTTCGACGCGGTGCGCATCGTCGCACGCGCGTTTCCGAAAACCCGGCCGATCGGCTCGGTCGTCACCGGGCCGCGCACGTCGTTCGTCGACCTGGGCGCCGTTCGCGGCGGCCGCCGCTGGCTGACGGGCTTGCCGCGTACGGCGGTACAGCTGTTCCGCGTCATCCGGAGCGCGCAAACACTGATGATCCGCTTTCCGGGCAATGTGGCAACGCTCGCACTGCTGCTGTGCTGGATCACGAGAAAGCCGTTCTCGGCCGAGATCGTCGCCGATCCGGAGGACTACTTCAGCAAGGATGCGTCCACGCATCCGTTGCGCCGCGTCGCGAAGTGGATCCATTGCAGCTCGACCGCGCTCGCCGCGCGGCGCGCACAAAGCGTGCGATACGTGACGGAAACCTATTTGCAGGCGAAGTATCCGGCGCGCCCGCGCGCCGATTCGTTCGGCTTCAGCGATGCCTACCTGCCAAACGGGCTCTTCGCGGCGCGCGACGCCGACGCGCTCGCGCGATCCGGGTCGTTGCGGCTGATCAACGTCTCGATGATGCACAACCGGAGCAAGGGCCACGTGTCGCTGCTCGAAGCCGTGTCGCGCCTGAAGCGCAAGAACGTGCCGGTCGTGCTGACGCTCGTCGGCGACGGTGCGTTGCGCGGGGAACTGGAGGCGCTGGCACGTACGCTGGGCATCGCCAACGTCGTCGCATTCCGCGGACAGGTCTCGTCGGAAACAGCCTGCGCGATCGTCGCCGAACACGATCTGTTCGTGCTGCCGTCGCTTCAAGAAGGGATGCCGCGCGCGATGCTGGAAGCGATGGCAGTCGGCACGCCCGTGCTCGGAACCGGCGTGGGCGGCATACCGGAAGTGCTGCCTGCGAGCGACTTGATCCGGGCCGGCTCGGTCGACGCGATCGTGGGCGCGGTCGAGGCGGTCGCACGCGACCGCGCCCAGCTCGTCGACATGCGCATCCGGCAGCAGGCGAAAGCCGCCGCGTTTTCCCATTCGGCACTGCAGGCAAAGTACGACGCGTACTGCCGTTACCTGGTCGAGCGATGCGCCGCCTGA
- a CDS encoding glycosyltransferase family 4 protein — protein sequence MKIVHVVETWVGGIATYVGALAREQIAMGNEVLLICDPDKMTGTTGVEGLTLIGYRSSRHPARIASVAREIRALLKAIGPDVIHCHSTFPGVYVRLLRHRHAKVLYTPHAWAFLKKDVGSVTRLGYALIERVLATRCDRIVCMSLDELRAARKYRLPMSKVDLVYTGIAGDEARAALDRPSGGSTIRVGYFGRLDYQKGFDVVLDAVPALKPDIEINVYGMAVRGGVAAEQAGDDRIVYHGWVDAAATKNAMQAMDVVIVPSRWEGLALVPIEAMRAGKVLVVSGESSLPEQVIHGYNGIILTELTGQCLADNLNRLTVDKCRRMGENARHVFDQTFRQEHFLKSLMRIYEQA from the coding sequence ATGAAGATCGTTCACGTCGTGGAAACCTGGGTGGGCGGTATCGCCACCTACGTCGGCGCGCTGGCGCGCGAGCAGATCGCGATGGGCAATGAAGTCCTGCTCATTTGCGATCCCGACAAGATGACCGGCACGACCGGCGTCGAAGGACTGACGCTGATCGGATACCGGTCGAGCCGGCATCCGGCGCGCATCGCCAGCGTCGCGCGCGAGATCCGCGCGTTGCTCAAGGCCATCGGCCCGGATGTGATCCATTGCCACAGCACGTTCCCCGGCGTGTACGTGCGGCTGCTCCGGCATCGACACGCGAAGGTCCTGTACACCCCGCACGCGTGGGCGTTCCTGAAGAAGGACGTCGGCTCCGTCACGCGGCTCGGCTATGCGCTGATCGAGCGCGTGCTGGCAACCCGATGCGACCGGATCGTCTGCATGTCGCTGGACGAGTTGCGCGCGGCACGCAAGTACCGGCTGCCGATGTCGAAGGTCGACCTCGTCTACACCGGCATTGCCGGCGACGAGGCGAGGGCCGCCCTCGACCGTCCGTCCGGCGGCTCGACGATACGCGTCGGCTATTTCGGCCGCCTCGATTACCAGAAGGGTTTCGACGTCGTGCTCGACGCGGTGCCGGCGTTGAAACCGGACATCGAGATCAACGTGTACGGCATGGCGGTGCGCGGCGGCGTCGCGGCGGAGCAGGCCGGCGACGACCGGATCGTCTACCACGGCTGGGTCGATGCAGCCGCGACGAAGAACGCCATGCAGGCGATGGACGTCGTGATCGTACCGTCCCGCTGGGAAGGGCTCGCACTCGTGCCGATCGAGGCGATGCGCGCCGGCAAGGTGCTCGTCGTGTCCGGCGAAAGCTCGCTGCCCGAGCAGGTGATCCATGGCTACAACGGGATCATCCTCACCGAGCTCACCGGGCAATGCCTCGCCGACAACCTGAACCGCCTGACGGTCGACAAATGCCGGCGCATGGGTGAGAACGCCAGGCACGTATTCGACCAGACCTTCAGGCAGGAACATTTCCTGAAATCGCTGATGCGGATCTATGAACAAGCCTGA
- a CDS encoding glycoside hydrolase family 71 protein — MKRRSFITTTVATALAPGGLLRARTRETSDAPGTRQVFAHYMVAWPRGGKTAGPEQYAQEMRDAMAAGIDGFALNCGGWHASEPYYKRRVETIYDAADRFDGAFKLFVSADGNAQDELADIIRTVRGRRAQLTVDGRPVLSAYALGGRHGTGARSLIETARRLGAYFVPHLSPSTGEREIDASVAAEIVGKIRSADGYFYFGAAGAPSLLARSTRALAPALRDAGKVFMAPVTPYYRGLPQGTNYRAFETRGFAGMAEEWRAAIESRATWVQIVTWNDWAESTYVAPTGAARQACVYDARFGPILNHEGYLRASRHYIRWFKTGSEPPIVRDELFFFYRPGLAGQREASAYGRSASTYGSPRMPHGPLVDRIFVCVFLTEPALLTIGQNAREDRRSLPAGISFVDVPSTPGLPTFSIVRDERVVLECAGELAVTEPGGGGQYGYYSGWAIDGQSR; from the coding sequence ATGAAACGACGATCCTTCATCACGACGACGGTCGCGACCGCGCTGGCGCCGGGCGGGCTGCTTCGCGCGCGTACCCGCGAGACGAGCGACGCGCCGGGCACGCGCCAGGTTTTCGCCCACTACATGGTGGCTTGGCCGAGAGGCGGAAAGACGGCCGGCCCCGAACAATATGCGCAGGAAATGCGTGACGCGATGGCGGCCGGCATCGACGGCTTCGCACTGAATTGCGGCGGGTGGCACGCTTCCGAGCCGTACTACAAGCGGCGGGTCGAGACGATCTACGACGCGGCCGACCGGTTCGACGGGGCGTTCAAGTTGTTCGTGTCCGCCGACGGCAACGCGCAGGACGAACTCGCGGACATCATCCGGACGGTTCGCGGACGCCGCGCGCAGTTGACGGTGGACGGACGGCCCGTGCTCTCCGCGTACGCGTTGGGCGGGCGACACGGCACCGGCGCACGATCGCTGATCGAGACCGCCAGACGCCTCGGGGCGTATTTTGTCCCGCATCTGTCTCCGAGCACCGGAGAACGGGAAATCGACGCGAGCGTGGCGGCCGAGATCGTCGGGAAAATCCGTTCCGCGGACGGCTATTTCTATTTCGGTGCGGCGGGCGCGCCGTCGCTGCTGGCCCGCTCCACGCGCGCACTGGCTCCCGCGTTGCGCGACGCCGGCAAGGTCTTCATGGCGCCCGTGACGCCGTACTACCGGGGTTTGCCGCAAGGCACGAACTATCGCGCGTTCGAGACGCGCGGATTCGCCGGCATGGCGGAGGAATGGCGCGCGGCGATCGAGTCCCGCGCGACCTGGGTGCAGATCGTGACCTGGAACGACTGGGCCGAATCGACGTATGTCGCGCCGACCGGGGCAGCCCGCCAGGCCTGCGTGTATGACGCACGCTTCGGCCCGATCCTGAACCACGAAGGCTATCTGCGCGCGTCGCGTCATTACATCCGCTGGTTCAAGACGGGCAGCGAACCGCCGATCGTGCGCGACGAGCTGTTCTTTTTCTATCGTCCGGGCCTGGCGGGGCAACGCGAAGCGTCCGCCTATGGTCGTTCGGCGTCGACATACGGGTCGCCGCGCATGCCGCACGGGCCGCTCGTCGATCGCATTTTCGTGTGTGTATTCCTGACCGAACCCGCGTTGCTCACGATCGGCCAGAACGCACGCGAGGACCGCCGGTCGCTACCGGCCGGAATTTCGTTCGTCGATGTCCCGAGCACGCCCGGGCTGCCGACGTTCTCGATCGTTCGTGACGAGCGGGTCGTGCTCGAGTGTGCGGGCGAGCTGGCGGTGACAGAACCCGGCGGCGGCGGCCAGTACGGCTACTACAGCGGTTGGGCGATCGACGGACAATCTCGATGA
- a CDS encoding fucose-binding lectin II → MSQPFTHDDLYALLQLAGNDATAVQANGDQAVLDRMRQFMTTQLVEKLPQYDVFVDIATIPYSFDVGSWQNKVKADAAGQVIACTVTWAGAPGVLPGAAAKFGVGAVVNYFSKATPQPEPTQPGTTTGGGERDGIFNLPPNIAFGVTALVNSSAQQTIEVYVDDNPKPAATFQGAGTQDANLNTQIVNSGKGKVRVVVTANGKPSKIGSRQVDIFKKTYFGLVGSEDGTDGDYNDGIAILNWPLG, encoded by the coding sequence ATGTCACAACCGTTTACCCATGACGATCTTTACGCACTGCTGCAACTCGCCGGCAACGATGCAACCGCCGTACAAGCGAACGGCGATCAGGCGGTGCTCGACCGGATGCGCCAGTTCATGACCACGCAGCTCGTGGAAAAGCTGCCGCAATACGATGTGTTCGTCGACATCGCGACCATCCCGTACAGCTTCGACGTCGGCAGCTGGCAGAACAAGGTGAAGGCCGATGCGGCGGGGCAGGTGATCGCCTGCACGGTTACGTGGGCCGGCGCGCCCGGCGTGCTGCCGGGGGCCGCGGCAAAGTTCGGCGTCGGCGCGGTGGTCAATTACTTCTCGAAGGCAACGCCGCAACCGGAGCCCACCCAGCCGGGCACGACGACCGGCGGCGGCGAACGCGACGGCATCTTCAATCTGCCGCCGAACATCGCGTTCGGCGTGACGGCACTGGTCAATTCGTCCGCGCAGCAGACGATCGAAGTCTATGTCGACGATAACCCGAAGCCGGCCGCGACGTTCCAGGGCGCGGGCACGCAGGACGCGAACCTGAACACGCAGATCGTGAACTCGGGCAAAGGGAAGGTGCGCGTGGTGGTGACGGCGAACGGCAAACCGTCGAAGATCGGTTCGCGTCAGGTCGACATCTTCAAGAAGACCTACTTCGGGCTCGTCGGGTCGGAAGACGGAACGGACGGCGATTACAACGACGGCATCGCCATCCTGAACTGGCCGCTCGGCTAA
- a CDS encoding M23 family metallopeptidase — translation MRLDLCLRLAREQGRPARCGAIRFPIRRALVRGVVAAASLAGMQGAVAWASSDAMSFSPMTAQAADLVDVPFFNSARTIWGGLLASTDVPRVALEPHATSARTDAPSVTFTMRAGACAPYIVLCDAARDAIERDYAARFAYGFASPLPAIGAAPAFDARPVDLASAEPFMLAEQEHGTRAGAITGSLRASLARADLPADVAAQITRMLAGRIDSAQRGAMGDTFRVAFEPDDSATAPGRVRVTALDIRFRGQRVAAVWFAPQAGSPGAYYDLDGMPLAGARFAMPVNATRISSQFGARVHPVTGVRHVHSGVDLAAPTGRAVHASERGVVAFIGTEPGGYGKYVVIRHDGGYASYYAHLSAFEPTLRTGARVVRGQRVGAVGSTGTATGPHLHFEVRRHARLVDPIELVQAARAAKLKGEQRVAFNRVARAARTQLAAATLAPSLAMSQHGAPSDG, via the coding sequence ATGCGGCTTGACCTGTGTTTACGTCTCGCACGCGAACAAGGTCGGCCCGCGCGCTGCGGCGCCATCCGCTTTCCGATTCGCCGCGCGCTGGTGCGCGGTGTCGTTGCTGCGGCGTCGCTTGCCGGCATGCAGGGTGCGGTGGCGTGGGCATCTTCCGATGCCATGTCGTTTTCGCCCATGACTGCGCAAGCGGCCGACCTTGTCGACGTGCCTTTTTTCAATTCCGCCCGGACCATCTGGGGCGGCTTGCTGGCGTCGACTGACGTGCCGCGTGTCGCGCTGGAGCCGCATGCGACGAGCGCGCGCACGGACGCTCCTTCGGTCACGTTCACGATGCGTGCCGGTGCATGTGCGCCGTACATCGTCCTCTGCGATGCGGCGCGCGATGCGATCGAGCGCGATTACGCGGCGCGCTTCGCGTACGGTTTTGCGTCGCCGCTTCCGGCAATCGGCGCTGCGCCGGCGTTCGACGCGCGTCCTGTCGATCTCGCGTCCGCCGAGCCGTTCATGCTCGCGGAGCAGGAGCACGGCACGCGAGCCGGCGCGATCACCGGCAGCCTGCGCGCGTCGCTCGCGCGCGCCGATCTACCCGCCGACGTCGCCGCGCAGATCACGCGCATGCTGGCCGGGCGGATCGATTCGGCGCAGCGCGGCGCGATGGGCGATACCTTCCGCGTCGCCTTCGAACCGGACGACAGCGCAACCGCGCCGGGCCGCGTGCGCGTGACGGCGCTCGACATCCGCTTTCGCGGCCAGCGTGTCGCGGCCGTGTGGTTCGCGCCGCAGGCTGGCTCGCCAGGCGCGTACTACGATCTCGACGGCATGCCGCTCGCCGGTGCGCGGTTCGCGATGCCGGTCAACGCAACGCGAATCAGCTCGCAATTTGGCGCGCGCGTGCATCCGGTCACGGGCGTCCGGCACGTCCATTCCGGCGTGGATCTGGCCGCGCCGACGGGCCGTGCCGTCCACGCGTCGGAGCGCGGGGTCGTGGCTTTCATCGGCACCGAGCCGGGCGGCTACGGCAAGTACGTGGTGATTCGGCACGACGGCGGCTATGCGTCGTACTACGCGCATCTGTCGGCGTTCGAGCCGACGCTGCGAACCGGCGCGCGGGTCGTGCGCGGCCAGCGTGTCGGCGCGGTCGGCAGCACAGGCACCGCGACCGGCCCGCATCTGCACTTCGAGGTGCGGCGACATGCCCGCCTCGTCGATCCGATCGAACTGGTGCAGGCGGCCAGGGCGGCGAAACTGAAGGGCGAGCAGCGGGTGGCGTTCAACCGCGTGGCCCGCGCCGCGCGCACCCAGCTGGCCGCGGCCACGTTGGCGCCGTCGCTCGCGATGTCGCAGCACGGCGCACCGAGCGACGGCTGA
- a CDS encoding branched-chain amino acid ABC transporter substrate-binding protein, whose amino-acid sequence MNRHRNKTACAIAAALACAWSALPAHADEIVRIGHVAPLTGAIAHLGKDSENGARLAVEEINAKGLVIGGRKVTLQLDAQDDAGDPRTATQVAQRLVDDKVVGVVGHHNSGTSIPASRVYRDGGVVQISQAATNPMYTQQGFKTTYRVVATDAQQGPALAMYAAKQLGIRTVAVVDDATAYGQGLATEFEKAAKSAGMKVISRDATNDKAIDFRAILTKIKGENPDAIMYGGMDATGGPLAKQARQLGLRAKILAGDGVCSPDLPKLAGPASDNVVCSEAGIALEKMPGGAAFVKRYEARYHQPMQVYAPFSYDAVYIIVDAMQRANSTDAAKVLAAMPATDYRGVIGETSFTPQGDLKHGAISVFTYRSGRKALLDIVRM is encoded by the coding sequence ATGAATCGACATCGGAACAAGACGGCATGCGCAATCGCGGCCGCGCTGGCGTGCGCATGGTCCGCGCTGCCCGCGCATGCGGACGAGATCGTGCGCATCGGGCACGTCGCGCCGCTGACCGGTGCGATCGCGCACCTCGGCAAGGACAGCGAGAACGGCGCTCGGCTCGCGGTCGAGGAGATCAATGCGAAGGGGCTCGTGATCGGCGGCAGGAAGGTCACGCTGCAACTCGACGCGCAGGACGACGCGGGCGACCCGCGCACCGCGACGCAGGTCGCGCAGCGGCTCGTCGACGACAAGGTGGTCGGCGTCGTCGGCCATCACAACTCGGGCACGTCGATTCCGGCGTCGCGCGTCTATCGCGACGGCGGCGTCGTGCAGATCTCGCAGGCCGCGACCAACCCGATGTACACGCAGCAGGGCTTCAAGACGACCTATCGCGTCGTCGCGACCGATGCGCAGCAAGGGCCCGCGCTGGCGATGTATGCGGCGAAGCAGCTGGGCATCAGGACGGTGGCCGTGGTCGACGATGCGACCGCGTACGGGCAGGGCCTCGCGACCGAGTTCGAGAAGGCGGCGAAATCGGCCGGGATGAAGGTCATCTCGCGCGACGCGACCAACGACAAGGCGATCGACTTCCGCGCGATCCTCACGAAGATCAAGGGCGAGAACCCCGATGCGATCATGTACGGCGGGATGGATGCGACGGGCGGCCCGCTCGCGAAGCAGGCGCGCCAGCTCGGCCTGCGCGCGAAGATCCTCGCCGGCGACGGCGTGTGCTCGCCCGACCTGCCGAAGCTAGCGGGTCCGGCGTCGGACAATGTCGTGTGTTCGGAAGCCGGCATCGCGCTCGAGAAGATGCCGGGCGGCGCGGCGTTCGTGAAGCGTTACGAAGCGCGTTACCACCAGCCGATGCAGGTGTACGCGCCGTTCTCGTACGACGCGGTGTACATCATCGTCGACGCGATGCAGCGCGCGAATTCGACGGACGCAGCCAAGGTGCTGGCCGCGATGCCGGCGACCGACTATCGCGGCGTGATCGGCGAAACGAGCTTCACGCCGCAGGGCGACCTGAAGCACGGCGCGATCTCGGTGTTCACGTACAGGAGCGGCAGGAAGGCGCTGCTCGATATCGTCAGGATGTGA
- a CDS encoding mechanosensitive ion channel family protein has protein sequence MFLDHLHPERWTFLWNALSTLSLRLCAALALLVAGWWLSKRIGNWLSRLLTNKERVDDTLRPILCDVAVWGIRIVAIVGALSQLGIETASIVAVLGAAGLAIGLALQGTMQNIAAGIMLLLLRPFKVGDYIDGGTGVAGTVDEVGLFMTRLTKPDGICEYVPNSALWGSAIRNYTRNPTRRLDLEVEVSVHDDIDRALDALRALAETDPDVLKDPAPDVMVMRFDDSTAVANMRVWTHTDKFWAMRWRLARQVRKTLADADCALPIRTRELHIVHDVERQPQQIEPRRVQAS, from the coding sequence ATGTTTCTCGATCATCTTCATCCGGAACGCTGGACGTTCCTGTGGAACGCGTTGTCCACGCTTTCGCTCAGGCTTTGCGCCGCCCTCGCGCTACTCGTCGCGGGCTGGTGGCTGTCGAAGCGCATCGGCAACTGGCTGAGCCGGCTGCTCACGAACAAGGAGCGCGTGGACGACACGCTGCGGCCGATCCTCTGCGACGTCGCCGTATGGGGCATCCGCATCGTCGCGATCGTCGGTGCGCTTTCACAGCTCGGCATCGAAACCGCGAGCATCGTCGCGGTGCTCGGCGCGGCCGGCCTCGCGATCGGGCTCGCGCTGCAAGGCACGATGCAGAACATCGCGGCCGGCATCATGCTGTTGCTGCTGCGGCCGTTCAAGGTGGGCGACTACATCGACGGCGGCACGGGTGTCGCGGGCACGGTCGACGAGGTCGGGCTCTTCATGACGCGGCTGACGAAGCCGGACGGCATCTGCGAATACGTGCCGAACAGCGCGCTGTGGGGCAGCGCGATCCGCAACTACACGCGCAATCCGACCCGCCGTCTCGATCTCGAAGTGGAAGTGTCCGTGCACGACGACATCGATCGTGCGCTCGATGCGCTGCGCGCGCTGGCCGAAACCGATCCCGACGTGCTGAAGGATCCCGCGCCGGACGTGATGGTGATGCGCTTCGACGACAGCACGGCGGTCGCGAACATGCGCGTATGGACGCACACCGACAAGTTCTGGGCGATGCGCTGGCGCCTCGCGCGCCAGGTGCGCAAGACGCTCGCGGACGCGGACTGCGCGCTGCCGATCCGCACGCGCGAGCTGCACATCGTGCACGACGTCGAACGGCAGCCGCAGCAGATCGAGCCGCGCCGCGTACAGGCGTCGTGA
- a CDS encoding polysaccharide pyruvyl transferase family protein: MNKPDVYLLHAYSSRNSGDGLLVKLSLKAIRAAGIDGVVTIVCLDPESFRGYLDDANIRLWSLARFCIESVRRFGRAKPALFFGVGGGYLRASSGMEGWKSLIAHGSQLACTTLRRSKRSIYLPQSIGPLKSLPGTLLAALVRRCVDVVFLRDDQSVDELAHPHGIRTGDLVVLEIGRTPRSQPDAEHRAEHPRPIRFVFRDLKGKPYRDDYVSRLRCVAKRLPRAGFALQSSGRGNGDDTFYRDTFGVGQVDDLATLVARERPVVVSVRLHGSLESVLAGVPSIHIAYERKGHAAYDDLGLSRYVVHASDFGADRVAALARELAHDDSAYWQALRTADATRYNEMVERIRHEIEQFNHLRDGR, from the coding sequence ATGAACAAGCCTGACGTTTATCTGTTGCACGCGTACAGCTCGCGAAACAGCGGCGACGGCCTCCTGGTCAAGTTGAGCCTGAAGGCGATCCGCGCCGCCGGCATCGACGGCGTCGTCACGATCGTCTGCCTCGATCCCGAATCGTTCCGCGGCTATCTCGACGACGCGAACATCCGTCTCTGGTCGCTGGCCCGTTTCTGCATCGAATCGGTGCGCCGCTTCGGCCGCGCGAAGCCGGCGCTGTTCTTCGGCGTGGGCGGCGGTTACCTGCGTGCGTCCAGCGGCATGGAAGGCTGGAAATCGCTTATCGCGCACGGCAGCCAGCTGGCCTGCACCACGTTGCGGCGCTCGAAGCGATCGATCTATCTGCCGCAGAGCATCGGTCCGCTGAAGTCGCTGCCGGGCACCCTGCTGGCGGCGTTGGTCCGGCGTTGCGTGGACGTCGTGTTCCTGCGCGACGACCAGAGCGTCGACGAGCTTGCACACCCGCACGGCATTCGCACGGGGGATCTGGTCGTGCTCGAGATCGGCCGGACACCGCGCAGCCAGCCGGACGCGGAGCACCGTGCCGAACACCCGCGCCCGATCCGGTTCGTGTTCCGCGACCTGAAGGGCAAACCGTATCGCGACGACTACGTCAGCCGTCTGCGTTGCGTCGCGAAGCGGCTGCCGCGCGCGGGGTTCGCGCTGCAAAGCAGTGGCCGCGGCAACGGCGACGACACGTTCTATCGCGACACGTTCGGCGTCGGGCAGGTCGACGATCTGGCGACGCTCGTCGCGCGCGAGCGCCCGGTGGTCGTCTCCGTCCGGCTGCACGGCAGCCTCGAAAGCGTGCTGGCCGGCGTGCCGAGCATTCACATCGCGTACGAGCGCAAAGGTCACGCCGCGTACGACGACCTCGGCCTGTCGCGCTACGTGGTGCACGCCAGCGACTTCGGCGCGGACCGCGTCGCCGCGCTCGCTCGCGAGCTTGCGCACGACGACAGCGCGTACTGGCAGGCGCTGCGCACGGCAGACGCGACGCGCTACAACGAGATGGTCGAAAGGATCCGTCATGAAATCGAGCAGTTCAATCACCTTCGTGATGGACGGTAA